One window from the genome of Cryptomeria japonica chromosome 6, Sugi_1.0, whole genome shotgun sequence encodes:
- the LOC131057719 gene encoding expansin-B3, with product MVDMKTCVFYLIEIVSVCSMLVSCQAGFIGDDGGWQEGTATWYGPPPPDGDGSEGGACGYGGLVKTNMFNSRIAAVGPALFVEGKGCGACYQVKCKSGICSQNPVSVVITDECGGCNETHFDLSGNAFAGMAYPDNATELLDEGLVDISFKRVACDYEGNNITFKVSPHATAYWFSVLIEYVNGAGDIGSVYLQQAASDGWEEMTEQSGAKWALDSGSYLKAPFSIRVESLSSGDILTAYEVIPENWNAGDTYTSHVNYDPTLLQEF from the exons ATGGTGGATATGAAAACTTGTGTGTTTTATTTGATAGAAATAGTGTCTGTTTGTTCAATGTTGGTATCCTGTCAAGCTGGTTTTATAGGTGACGATGGAGGCTGGCAGGAGGGTACTGCCACATGGTATGGCCCTCCCCCTCCGGATGGGGATGGAAGCGAAG GTGGTGCATGTGGATAtggaggactagtgaaaacaaacATGTTCAATTCAAGAATAGCAGCAGTGGGTCCAGCCCTCTTTGTTGAAGGGAAAGGCTGCGGAGCTTGCTACCAG GTAAAATGCAAGAGTGGAATATGTTCGCAAAATCCTGTTAGTGTGGTGATTACTGATGAATGTGGCGGATGCAACGAAACACATTTTGATCTTAGTGGCAATGCCTTCGCCGGAATGGCATATCCTGACAATGCTACGGAGCTTCTTGATGAAGGTCTTGTGGATATCTCCTTCAAACG GGTAGCCTGTGATTATGAAGGAAATAACATCACCTTCAAAGTTAGTCCACATGCTACGGCTTACTGGTTCTCCGTGCTGATTGAGTATGTAAACGGAGCTGGTGATATTGGGTCTGTCTATCTGCAGCAG GCAGCATCTGATGGGTGGGAAGAAATGACAGAGCAGTCGGGAGCTAAGTGGGCTTTGGATAGCGGGTCATATCTGAAAGCTCCATTTTCTATTCGCGTGGAATCTCTTTCCTCTGGAGATATACTCACTGCATATGAAGTTATTCCAGAGAATTGGAATGCTGGGGATACATACACATCACATGTCAATTATGATCCAACCCTCCTGCAAGAATTTTAA